Within the Arthrobacter caoxuetaonis genome, the region TGGGCTGGTCCTGGACATGCTCTACGCCGGGGGATTCTCCAACGGCAACCTTTACGACCTGACGTCCTTCCGCATCGCGCTGGCCGTCCAGTTCGCCGTCATGCTGGTCGGGATTGCCGGAATCTTCCGGACCCGCCGGATCATCCGGGCCCGCATGGCCAGTGAGGGACTGGATCTTCCGCCGTTGCGGGAAGCACTGGCGCGTGAACGGCAGCGCCGCCGCAGCCAGCGCCGGAGCAGCGGACAGGAAGGCACGACGGGAGAGTTGGAAGACTAGAGGATCTGCCCTCCACAGGGGCCGCCGGAGCTGTGGCAGGCACAGGCCCGTCCCCACTCCCGGGGCTGCGCGGGAGCTCCCCTCCGCGTGCAGCAAGAGTACTTCCATGAACGAATTCGCCGAACACCGGCCGTCCCCGAACGGAACCTCGGCCGAGGCCGAAAACGCCGCGCTGAGAGTTGGGTCCCCGGCAGACGTACTTGCGTTTGTGCCGCACTGCCTGGGCTTTGTTCCGCAGGAATCGCTGGTCCTCCTTGCGCTCAGGGGCCGGAGGCTGGGAGCCACGCTGAGGCTCGACCTGCCCAGCACCGGATCAACGGCCGGCATGGAGGTGTCCGCCGGGGCTGCAGGGCATGCATTTGCTGCCGGCTACAGCGCGCGCATCTGCTCGCTTCTTTCCGGGGACGCAGAGGCAGACGGCGTCCTTGTTCTCGTCTACACCGATGCTCCGTGGGAACCGGAGGAAGAAGCGCCGTACGCTGCGCTGATTGCCCGGGTGGGTAAGGATCTCGCCGCCGCCGGGTTGGCTGTGCGTGACGGCTGGCTGGCCGGCAACGGGCACTGGCGCGACTATTTCTGCACCTCGGCCCAGTGCTGTCCGTGGCCGGGCTATCCCCTGGACCAGATCCACGGCAGCACACTGAACGCGGAACTCGTATACCGGGGGAGCGCCTACTCGCCGTCCCTGGAAGCTGCGGTAGGGCTTGCCGGCGCACGTGTGAGGAACCCCGAAACCGTCCGCAGCGAAGAGGCCAGCCGGCTGCGGTTCGCCGGGATATGGACCCGGGCCGCCACCTTCCGCGCAACACTTGCCCAGTGGGAAGACCGGCTCAACGGAACGGGCAGTCCCGCCCGGGACGGACTGCTGCTCGCAAGCCTCGAATCAAAGCCGGTCCGGGACGCCGTCCTGGTCCTGGCTGCCCTGGGACTCCATACGGCGGTTGACGGAGCCCGCCACTGGCTGGCACCGGCCGGACCAGGCCCGGACGGTCCGGCAGATCCGGACGGGCTGAGCTGTCCCCCTGACTGCCCTCCCGCCGGATTCCGGGGCAGTCCGGAAGCGGGGCACGTCTTCCGGTCCGTGCTCATCGGGCGCAGCCGGGCAACTCCTGACTGGGAGCGGCTTGACCGCGCCTACCTGCTGTTCCATTCCCTGCTGGCTGATGCGGCCGGGGAACCTGCTGCGGCCCTGCTGACCCTCTTGGGGTGGCTCGAATGGGCGCGGGGAAGGAGCTCACGCGCAGACGTCTGCCTTTCCGCTGCCCTCAGGACTCACCCGGGGTACCGCCTGGCGCAGTTGCTTCAGGCCCTGCTGGTCCGCGGCGACCTGCCGGTATGGACGCAGTCCCCGAAGACAGCCTGGCGCGGGCCGTCCTCCGGAT harbors:
- a CDS encoding DUF4192 domain-containing protein, with translation MNEFAEHRPSPNGTSAEAENAALRVGSPADVLAFVPHCLGFVPQESLVLLALRGRRLGATLRLDLPSTGSTAGMEVSAGAAGHAFAAGYSARICSLLSGDAEADGVLVLVYTDAPWEPEEEAPYAALIARVGKDLAAAGLAVRDGWLAGNGHWRDYFCTSAQCCPWPGYPLDQIHGSTLNAELVYRGSAYSPSLEAAVGLAGARVRNPETVRSEEASRLRFAGIWTRAATFRATLAQWEDRLNGTGSPARDGLLLASLESKPVRDAVLVLAALGLHTAVDGARHWLAPAGPGPDGPADPDGLSCPPDCPPAGFRGSPEAGHVFRSVLIGRSRATPDWERLDRAYLLFHSLLADAAGEPAAALLTLLGWLEWARGRSSRADVCLSAALRTHPGYRLAQLLQALLVRGDLPVWTQSPKTAWRGPSSG